The genomic window GGCTACCATGTACTCCATCCATTTCATAATATAGGACATTTTTTGACAGTAATATTTTTATTAGCCCAATTTGCCTCGTAATTATTCTGTAATGAACACTATTCCTTTTTCACTATCTCATAAAATCGGCAGAGTGCCTGCCTTGCatcaaaaaagaaaagaattcaTGTTATTGTCGCTCAAACAGGTGTATTTAATATTAAAATACGTCTCGATACATTCATTTGAGCGACATGTAATTTAAGTCAGAGTTAGTAGAAAAAAACATAGATAAAGTGATGAACAAAAATTTACATTATCTCTTGGAGTTGTAGATTTTTTGGTGATATAAATTTTAAATCATCTGTTGGAGTTAGAGATTTAAAAACTCATTtgttggtgatgtaaattttattCGAAGCATAATATATTTTACATCATACATTGGTGATGCTCTAAACCGTGAATAATACACCGTAGAGAAAGTGATGAATAGAATTATAGTACTATTATTACATGCTTGCAGCAAATTAAAGGGCGGTCTAGGCGCTCCTAGTGAAATTGAATTGGCCGCAGGGCGCGTAGAACGGCAGCCTGAAGAAcccgagctgcttcttctccatATCGAACTCCAGCAGGAAGTTCTCCATCTGGAACCCTCCGATGAGCACCGCCGGCGCCCTGCCGTCTCCGGCCTTCACTCCCTTCATCTCCACGAACGCAAGGCACGCTGTCCCCGGCTCCACGTTCAGCATCGAGCCACCCCCGAACATCGTCCAGTTCTTCCCGCCGTCCAGCGTCAACGTGACGCCCGGCACGAAATAGCCGCCCCGCCCGCTGACCAGCGTCCCCGAATCGTAGCACAGCTCGAACGGAGCCACGGGCTTCACCGCTCGCGCCACGGGCCAGCCATGCCGGCTCTGCGCCACTACAGCCTTGGCGAACGCGTCCACGAACGGGCGGTACACGTCGCGCCGTAGCGTGGTGTAGGGCACCATCGTGCTGAGCACCACGCCGCCGGTGGCGAGCGCGCTGTCCGGGACTGACACACGCGTGTTGTCCATGGCGATGGACTTGACCAAGACGCTGTACGCCGGATTTTCATTCCTTTGGACCAGCGGCGTGTACTCCAGCGACTGCGTCCAGTCGATCTCTGACTGCCCGTGGATGTGGAGCGGGCCGCCGCCGAAGATGGCCACGCCATTGCCGTAGTCGCCTCgggggaggcagaggaggaacTTATTGGCGACCTTCTGCGTGGACGCCACCTGCGCCGGCAGCGCCAGGCCGGAGCCCGCGAGCCCGGCCACGCCTGTGGAGCCCCGGGGCAGGGACGCCAGCAGCGTCTCCGGCGCGCACGCCGCCACTGCCCTCACGTTCACCTGGCTCACCGGGTTACTCCCGTCGGTGGTGTTGGCCACGATCCTGGTACGGTCGAGGCTCCCGGAGGCGCACACGCCGGTGACCGGGTTGTACGTGTACGCCGTGCAGGTGCCGTCCTTGCGCCTGTCCTGCTCGCAGCCTGGCTCATGGCAGCCCGGGACGGGGTAGGCGTTGGCGAGGCGGCAGGTGGGCAACGTGCACGGGAACTTGGCCGGCAGGCGGCCGGGCTGGCACGTGGACCAGACGAGCGGGCCGGCGATGTCGACGACGAGGTTGGCGCCGTAGTGGAACGGGAGCGTGTAGAGGGAGGTGGCGGGGTCCTTGGTCACCGGAACAAGAACCGGCAGACTCTGGCTCGACGCCGGCCAGGCAAGCGAGACTGCCAGGACGAGGAGGGCTACTAGTGCCATCTTCCTTGCACAAACGGTCGATCAGGTGGGGCTGTGGATTGGTTTCTAAGTGTGGATCGACGTATGTTTCTttctctttatatagtgggttccgGAGCATGTATGTGCGATCTCTGCACACCGGATTTAATGGCGATCTCCGCGGACTCGACGGTGACCTGTTTGCTGCTCATAGTTAAATTCTTGTCCTATGTGGCGGACACAGGACAGGAAGATGAAGATGCATGCGCGCGAGTCATGTACAGTGTGCCTGGAAAAACTGTTTAAGACCAAGTCGCAGTTGGAGGTTGGCGACTACAGGCCGATTAGCTTGCCCCATAGCTTTGCGAAGCTTTTTGCCAAGCTGCTTGCGAACAGAGCGAGGCCTCGCATGTCTGAGATCGTGCCCATGAATCAATCAGCTTTCATTAAGGGGAGGAACATCCATGACAACTACCTCCTCGTAAGGCAGCTTGCTCGGAAGCTTTATGctagaaaagagaaggggctgtTTCTCAAGCTGGATATTTCCAAAGCCTTCGATTCTTTGTCGTGGCCATTCTTATTGGAGAACCTTAGAGCAAAGGGCTTCGGCCAGAGGTGGATTTCCTAGATTTCGATCTCCGCTCGGCAAACACCAGAGTGCTAGTCAATGGAGTCCCAGCTCGGCGCTTTCGACATGCTAAAGGGCTTAGGCAAGGTGATCCGGTCTCACCGCTGCTGTTCGTGATTGCCATGGACTCCCTCACTTCCATCCTCAAAAAAGCAACCGAGCAAGGAGTTCTTAACTCTTTCAGAGGCGTCTCTGCTACTCAGCGTCTATCTCTTTATGCCGATGATCTGGCACTTTTCCTGAGGCCGACCACACAAGACCTGACGTTCGTCAAGGATACCTTCGACATATTTGGCAACGCTTCTGGTCTCAAAATCAACTACGGCAAATCCAACGCGATTCTAATCAGACACAACGAGATTGATCAGCAGAGAGTGGAGGAGATACTGCATTGCAAACTGGGAAACTTCCCATGTCGTTACCTTGGTCTCCAACTTGCTATCAACCAGCTAACTAGAGCGGACTGGCAGCCGCTTCTTGATCAAGTGAGGAAGTTCATTCCGGCATGGCAAAGAGGATTCATTCAGAGGCCGGGGCGATTGATCCTTGTCAAAACCGTGATTGCCGCACGGCCCGTGCACCAACTcctagtgccccccccccccccccccgcgtgggtTCTTGAGGAGACTAATAAGTGGATGCGTTCCTTCTTCTGGGCTGGAAAAGAGAAAAGCCACGGCGGCCAATGTCTTGTCGCGTGGGACACGGTGTGCAAGCCAACAACCTTTGGAGGTTTGGGTGTGAAGAATCTGGAGCTGCAAGCGTTGGCACTTCGTGTGCGTTGGGAATGGCTGAGAAGAACGGATCCGACTAGGCCATGGCAAGGGCTGCACTTGATTGTTGACGACCAAGCACGAGAGGTCTTCAATAGCTTCGTCAGAATCAAGGTGGGGGAGGGATCTAGTGTCCTCTTCTGGAAGGACCGCTGGATTCATGGAGTGGCAATCGTTGATATCGCCCCTCTACTTCACGAGATGGTTAGCACGAGGAACAAGAACAGAAGAACTGTGAAGGACGCTCTCACTAACAATGCATGGACTCAAGATGTGCAAGGAGAGCTGTCTTTCTTGGGACACATGCAAGTTTACTCTCTTTGCCAAGCCATCAACTCCGTGGAGAGGAACGTGGCGGAGCCCGACCAATTCATTTGGCCTTGCCACGAGTCTGGAAGATACAATGCAAGCGCCACGTACAAGTGGCTTCACATGGGGCAGGTTAAAACTCCCACCGCTGAGAGCATTTGGAGAAGCTGGGCGCCGTTAAAATGCAAAATTTTCATGTGGCTCGCCTGCCAATACCGCCTTTGGACCTCTGATCATCGGGCTCGACACGGTCTGCAGGACACACCGTCGGCATGCTACACGTGTCTTCAAGATGAGGATAACCCCGATCACATTCTCGCTCAATGTGGTTACACGCGGGAGGTTTGGTTCACTTGTTTCAATGAGTGGAGGCTCAACACTCAAATCCCCGGCCCAGATGACACGTTCTTGCATTGGTGGCTTGAACAGAGGAAGCAGTTCAAAGGCAAGTTGAGACGAGGATTCGACTCCATCATAATCTTAATTGCCTGGGCACTATGGAAACAACGCAACGCACGAGTTTTTAACAATGTTCCTAAGCAAAGATCGGTGGATCAACTTAAAGAAGAAATCCTTGATGAGATCGAGGATTGGAGGAAGGCCGAGCTTGGCGGAGTTGGTCCTTTAGACCCTTTCGCGAGAGATTAGTCTTAGTAGCTAGGGCGTAGGTGTTGAGTGGGTTCGCCCTACGACTTGTTCGCATCTCGTATGGGTTCTTGTACATATTTCTCTGCCTTCTATAAAAAGACGGTATGCCTTTGGCATAGTCTCGAAAAAAAGGACCAAGTCGCAGTTGTAACCAATATCCCTCATGCTCCCTTCTTCGTGCGTTCAcggaaaaagtccaaaacaaaccttaAACTTGTAGACGAAAATTAAACTTCCCATCCTTAAATCAGCACACCAAACTCTCTAATTCTTGACTATTTTGACCCTTGAGGGTGTTTGCTCgtattccttttttctttcttgagGTGAGTTAGGGTTTTATTGAAACTCAAATAGTCTCCAGAATACAAATGATATCTGGATGGAACCCTAGCCACACGTGGCGACTCACTCATAAAGAAACAGCGGCcatagagcatctctagcagaccccgtataagtGATCAAGCCCTTATAATTTTTGCGTTTTACAGTTTTGGTCAAAAAAAGTGTCCAGAACAGAAATGTAAAAATGGTTCAACCAGCAAAATTTTTAAGGGCCAGCGAAAATGCACACACGAAACCCATATATTTGGAGGTTGGAATGCCGAACCTAGGGGGGCGTATACCGGTCAAACATCATCGGAACAAACACGTCGCCGCGGAGTTTGCCGGAATCCGCCGTAAACTCGCCGGAATTCATCACCGAACACCGGAAAAGGCCGCTAGACGGTGCAATCGATCACCGCCGGTTCGAATTGGAGGAGCTCGACGTCACCGTGCCCTCCCATGACCTCAGCCTGACCGCCAGAATCCTCCCGACACAACAGGCAAATGGGCACGTCTCGGCCGGCGCGGCTGGCAATAGGGCAAGGCACGGACGGCGGAGGCGACGGGGCGTGCCCCCCATGGTGATGGGGCGCTGCCGGCAGGGACGGGGCGCGACCGACGGGCGACGACGCACGGCCAGCGTGGCTGGGCACCGCCGGCTGGGGGAAGGGGCGGCAGCGGCCGGACCGGAGGAAGAAGCTCTTTATCCCAGTTTTATAGTTTGTTTTACAGTATCTGTTCAGCCGTAGCTAAAATGAATCCTTAAAATGCATTTTTCTCGACCCGTATCCCAATTTTACAGTTTGCGATTTTAAGGAGCATGCTAGAGATGCAAAGTTAATTAAATGATACATTTAATGATATCAAATTTATATTGTGAATATCCATATTTTTTCCTCTAATCTTGGTCAAACTTTACTATGTTTGACTTTAGACACAACTTATATGtgaactaaaaagaaacggagagaTTATTTGATTGTAGCTGGGGTTATTTTCCCCGATTGTTATTTGAAGCAAACCAAGTTCATGTGGGGAGTGTCTAATTCTCGATGCTAGCGATTTCTAAGGATGCATCGCCTGCATCGCGAGTGCGCTGGGCCAGGCAAACAACACGACCTGAGTGCCTGCGTCTCACCCCCATGCTAAAAAAAGGTAGTGATGCTTCGCCTAGAAAAATATAGCGACTAACTTCGATAAGAAAAATAAAGAAGGCTACCAACATGCACGAACAAGtgctcattttttctcttttttgcactttctttttttcctttacaTTTTCTCTATTCCCTAGTGTAAAACACACAAGGTTTAAATAATGTTCATGAAATGTAAAATTAGTTCGATAATTTATACAAAAATGTTCATACAATTGAAAACAATGATGGCATTTATAAAATTGTTCACATGCTTGTCACCAACATATTTTCAAATGTTCATGCACTGTAAAAATTTATTTGTGTAATTTTAAAAACTAAGTGTCATACCATGCAAAAATATATTGGtgacatttgaaaatatatttgcaaTGCTTAATTATTTTTCCCATATTAAAACATGATCAtggatttttcaaaaaatattcaacacgtgtttaaaaaatattcacaacaTATTTAAAAAGATTCAATCTGCACTTTGTTAAATATTCGACATGTATTCCTATAGATGTTAAAcatgttttcagaaaatgttcaatgtgtactaaaaaagtaaaaaatgaaaagaaggagaagaaaaaataataataaattcaATATGAAAATATAAAGAAAATAGTAATCTGCAAAGAAAACCCATAAAAGAAGGGGGGAATCCAGACTGTATCCTTCCTAAAACAGTATGGGAGGTTTCCCAAACCGCTGGTTATAGCACCGGTAGAAACGCTTTGTTGGACCGATCGGGTAGGACGTGGTAGCGAGAAACTCTTGAGGCGATGAGGTGCTCTATCTTGCAGTAAACGAGATATAAaatgggtctgtctaggacacatttaGATGTaacataattatgtcacatctaagctgattTCCACACGGTTTGTGAtcattttttttttgttttagttcttttttcttgttgctgcattatatatttgttcgagcttagatgtgacattcttaaaaaacatctagatgtgaattagataaACTGATATAAAATTTGAGGTTCCTGTGATGTATATAAGTTTTACTTTATGTTGATGTATATTAGGCTTTAGATCTGGGATGGCGGTCCCCGACGAGGCCCCTCTGCTCATGCGGCGTGCAGCGGGGGTTGGCGTGGTGTCGGGGCTCTGGTTGGGTGGCCAACGGTGCTCCGGTGGACGGGGACCTCCTGTGGTCGCCCTGGCGGCTGACGGCGCCAGATCCGGTCGTGGCTGCCCTGGCGGTTGGTGGCAGCAGATCCGCTGCGGCCCTTCGCCCCCTGCGCGGTGTGCTTCGGCCTCGCCAGATCCTGGCTGTGCCGGCTTGGCTGGCTAGGCCTCGGGCTGCGGGCAAATCTGGTGGTTGGGATCCAGATTGGGGGAAACTCCTGATCGGCTACTGTAATGAGCCGTATGTTATTATTATTTGCCTCTGGATTTTTTGGCTTTTACGATCCTCAAATCCTCAAATCCATGGATCCGGAGCCGGACGGGCTTCGCTTTAGATTAGATTTCAGGTGCATGTAATTGTATGGATTTGAGGATCGTAATTGTGGTATCCATTTGTGGAAATAATTTTAGTGTGTTGTCCGGTCACTATCCATTGGGGACTAGAATTTGCAAGTTGTGGTTGTAGTTGCTCAGATCAAACGTTTGGAAAATATTAATcatctatttaaaaaaatgttaatcatgtactaAAAAATGTTGCTAATGTATACCGAAAATATTGAACATgtattataaagtttgaacatagaaacataaattttggaaaaatgttgatcatgtattaataTAATGTTATTTATATTTTTTACCATGTATAAAAAATGTCCCTGATATATACTTTTTCGAGTTGAAAGTTCCTTATATGTACTGCAAGtgtacaatgtgtgtgtgtgtgtgtgtgtgtgtgtgtaaaaagTACTCATCAAAATATTTTAAGAAAT from Triticum aestivum cultivar Chinese Spring chromosome 3B, IWGSC CS RefSeq v2.1, whole genome shotgun sequence includes these protein-coding regions:
- the LOC123066499 gene encoding chitinase CLP-like, yielding MALVALLVLAVSLAWPASSQSLPVLVPVTKDPATSLYTLPFHYGANLVVDIAGPLVWSTCQPGRLPAKFPCTLPTCRLANAYPVPGCHEPGCEQDRRKDGTCTAYTYNPVTGVCASGSLDRTRIVANTTDGSNPVSQVNVRAVAACAPETLLASLPRGSTGVAGLAGSGLALPAQSLEYTPLVQRNENPAYSVLVKSIAMDNTRVSVPDSALATGGVVLSTMVPYTTLRRDVYRPFVDAFAKAVVAQSRHGWPVARAVKPVAPFELCYDSGTLVSGRGGYFVPGVTLTLDGGKNWTMFGGGSMLNVEPGTACLAFVEMKGVKAGDGRAPAVLIGGFQMENFLLEFDMEKKQLGFFRLPFYAPCGQFNFTRSA